One stretch of Hemibagrus wyckioides isolate EC202008001 linkage group LG01, SWU_Hwy_1.0, whole genome shotgun sequence DNA includes these proteins:
- the clcn1b gene encoding chloride channel protein 1 isoform X3: MAADASQRKALRYQQTLLYGEYREQVGNFAQKEAARLLTENQSKRHAGHARAIRRGYGRAHRVSLETGPMTPGLSHSSSIKKPQPYSKCQDCLRRVQRYIITKLGEDWIFLVLLGFTMALVSWSMDYASAKSLQAYKWMYAELKGNVPLQYLAWITYPIILIVFSSVFCHLVSPQAIGSGIPEMKTILRGVVLKEYLTLKAFVAKVIGLTASLGSGMPLGKEGPFVHIASICAAVLSRVMSFFTGVYENPYGYTDILTVGCAVGVGCCFGTPLGGVLFSIEVTSTYFAVRNYWRGYFAATFSAFIFRVLSVWNKDSVTITALFRTKFRMDFPFDLQELPAFAVIGISCGFLGAFFVYLNRQVVLFMRRQTALTQFLTKYRLIYPGVVTLIIATFTFPPGFGQFMAGELMPRECINSLFDNFTWTKVWDPTLEPGLGRSAAWFHSEVSIFIILILFFIMKFWMSAVSTTMPIPSGAFMPVFILGAAFGRLVGEIMATLFPNGILFDGIVYRILPGGYAVIGAAAMTGAVTHTVSTAVICFELTGQISHILPMMVAVILANMVAQGLQPSLYDSIIQVKKLPYLPELGFGHISKYNICVEDIMVKKVKFLSPQTTYRELLHLLQTTTLKTIPVVDSKESMILLGSIERCELQAAYDWWLSAERRIANQGQAMRSPGSVVSWESFNLVDEEGGEESKEKENTVSEEHNGPLDTVGDPTNHAAPGESGSGVLGIMRSALHRLLSNSSSSQPPESQDTPPAPVTDSMTPDEIKAWEDAELDKPIDIDQIRIDPSPFQLVERTSLHKTHTLFSLLGLSHAYVTSIGKLVGVVALKELQKAIEGSTCSGVRLRPPLASFRDASRKAKEHPHPASAPSSPTRDKQLWSEGEKKETKDEAEPKLAESRETDQCKVSIDRNSRSSDNSAQGQPTSTSSPSSPSIPLTSLHPKQETNGEKESDDELV; encoded by the exons ATGGCTGCCGATGCATCGCAAAGGAAAGCTCTGAGATATCAGCAAACCCtg CTGTATGGAGAGTACAGGGAGCAGGTGGGTAATTTTGCCCAGAAGGAGGCCGCACGTCTGCTAACCGAGAACCAGTCAAAAAGACATGCTGGCCATGCTAGAGCAATCAGGAGAGGGTACGGCCGAGCGCATCGTGTCTCCTTAGAAACAGGACCCATGACCCCAGGATTAAGCCACTCCTCCTcaataaaaaaaccccaacctTACTCAAAATGCCAAG ACTGCCTGAGGCGGGTCCAGAGGTATATAATAACAAAGCTTGGGGAGGACTGGATTTTCCTGGTGCTGCTGGGTTTCACCATGGCTCTAGTCAGCTGGAGTATGGACTATGCCAGTGCAAAGAGCCTGCAAG CTTACAAATGGATGTATGCAGAGCTGAAAGGGAATGTGCCACTTCAGTATTTGGCCTGGATCACATATCCCATAATTCTCATTGTGTTTTCCTCTGTCTTTTGCCACTTGGTCTCCCCACAAGCTATAG GCTCTGGTATACCAGAGATGAAGACCATTCTACGCGGAGTTGTGCTGAAGGAATATTTGACTCTAAAAGCCTTTGTGGCTAAAGTCATTGGCCTGACTGCCAGCCTGGGCAGTGGCATGCCTTTGGGAAAAGAG ggCCCTTTTGTTCACATTGCAAGTATCTGTGCTGCTGTGCTGAGTAGAGTAATGTCCTTCTTCACGGGAGTGTACGAG aACCCCTATGGTTACACTGATATTCTGACAGTGGGGTGTGCTGTAGGGGTCGGCTGCTGTTTTGGCACTCCTCTCGGAG GTGTGTTGTTCAGTATTGAGGTCACATCCACCTATTTTGCTGTGAGGAATTATTGGAGAGGATACTTCGCTGCTACGTTCAGTGCATTTATATTCAGAGTGCTATCTGTGTGGAACAAAGACTCTG TCACAATTACAGCTCTGTTCCGCACAAAATTCCGGATGGACTTTCCATTTGACCTGCAGGAGCTGCCAGCGTTTGCTGTCATTGG GATCTCATGTGGATTTCTGGGGGCTTTCTTTGTTTATCTGAACAGACAAGTTGTTCTGTTCATGAGAAGACAAACAGCACTCACTCAATTCCTTACAAAATA tcggTTGATTTACCCTGGTGTGGTGACTCTCATTATTGCCACCTTCACATTTCCGCCAGGCTTCGGACAGTTTATGGCCGGTGAG CTGATGCCGAGAGAGTGTATCAACTCCCTGTTTGATAATTTCACCTGGACAAAAGTCTGGGACCCCACCTTGGAACCGGGCCTGGGCCGCTCTGCCGCCTGGTTCCATTCAGAAGTcagcatcttcatcatcctcattctcTTTTTCATCATGAAG TTTTGGATGTCTGCAGTATCAACAACGATGCCTATTCCCTCAGGCGCCTTCATGCCTGTCTTTATTCTTG gAGCTGCATTTGGCCGCTTGGTGGGAGAGATCATGGCCACACTTTTTCCGAATGGTATTCTCTTTGATGGAATTGTTTACCGAATCCTACCTGGTGGCTACGCTGTGATTG GTGCCGCAGCGATGACCGGAgcggtcacacacacagtttcgaCAGCAGTGATATGCTTTGAGCTGACCGGGCAGATCTCTCACATTCTACCCATGATGGTGGCAGTGATCCTGGCTAACATGGTGGCACAGGGCCTGCAGCCTTCTCTCTATGATTCTATAATCCAGGTCAAAAAGCTCCCCTATCTCCCCGAGCTTGGTTTTGGACACATCag TAAGTATAATATCTGTGTGGAGGACATCATGGTGAAGAAGGTGAAGTTTTTGTCTCCTCAGACCACGTACCGTGAACTACTTCACCTATTGCAGACCACTACTCTCAAAACCATCCCAGTAGTTGATTCTAAAG AGTCAATGATTTTGTTAGGCTCTATTGAGAGGTGTGAGCTTCAAGCAGCCTATGACTGGTGGCTGTCAGCAGAGAGACGGATTGCTAACCAAGGTCAGGCAATGCGCAGTCCAGGGTCAGTGGTCAGCTGGGAGTCCTTCAATTTGGTAGatgaagaaggaggagaggagagcaagGAAAAG GAAAACACAGTCTCTGAGGAGCACAACGGCCCACTGGACACTGTGGGGGATCCCACCAATCACGCAGCACCTGGTGAGTCTGGCTCAG GTGTACTCGGGATCATGAGGAGCGCACTTCATCGCCTCTTGTCAAACTCATCTTCGTCACAGCCGCCTGAGTCACAG GATACACCGCCCGCTCCTGTAACAGATAGCATGACTCCAGATGAG ATCAAAGCTTGGGAGGATGCTGAGCTGGATAAGCCGATCGATATTGATCAGATTCGCATCGATCCCTCCCCGTTTCAGTTGGTGGAGAGAACATCGCTGCATAAG acacacacacttttctctctGCTGGGTCTCAGTCATGCTTATGTCACCAGCATAGGTAAACTAGTTGGGGTCGTAGCACTTAAAGAG CTTCAGAAGGCCATAGAAGGTTCAACCTGCAGTGGCGTGCGTTTGCGCCCCCCGCTGGCCAGTTTCCGAGATGCCAGCCGTAAAGCCAAGGAGCACCCCCACCCAGCTTCTGCCCCCTCTTCTCCCACTCGAGACAAACAGCTATGGAGtgagggagaaaagaaagaaacgaaAGATGAAGCAGAGCCCAAATTGGCCGAGTCCAGAGAAACAGATCAGTGCAAGGTTAGCATAGACAGAAACAGCAGAAGTTCCGATAATTCAGCTCAGGGGCAGCCGACCTCCacttcctctccctcttctcCTTCCATCCCTCTCACATCTCTCCATCCCAAACAGGAGAcaaatggagagaaagaaagtgatgaTGAACTGGTTTAA